A genomic region of Raphanus sativus cultivar WK10039 chromosome 6, ASM80110v3, whole genome shotgun sequence contains the following coding sequences:
- the LOC108810144 gene encoding protein SPEAR1-like codes for MASNFFGRPNTRESSPSSSSPTSSSSSPASRRGKKNGSEKPKQPQRGLGVAQLEKIRLHGEMSCDNYNPSFYPQEKVRMQGEYSPIPSSSPSFTYASSSTSYGFYPDIMMGVHRDQYERETMSWNPSYGILESQHSLEPNITRHFLLEDPNSTRRSKSLGSGNQNSGSSDNQELDLELRLSI; via the exons ATGGCAAGTAATTTCTTTGGTAGGCCAAACACGAGAGAATCTTCGCCGTCTTCATCGTCTCCAacatcgtcttcttcatctccagCGAGCAGAAGAGGGAAGAAGAATGGTTCCGAGAAGCCAAAGCAGCCACAAAGAGGTCTCGGAGTAGCACAACTGGAGAAAATTAGATTACACGGCGAGATGAGTTGCGACAATTATAATCCGTCTTTCTATCCTCAG GAGAAAGTGAGGATGCAAGGGGAATATTCACCCataccatcatcatcaccatcctTTACATATGCATCATCATCAACTTCTTATGGCTTCTATCCAGATATAATG ATGGGTGTACATAGAGATCAATACGAAAGAGAAACCATGAG TTGGAACCCAAGCTACGGCATCTTAGAGAGCCAACATTCTTTGGAACCAAACATCACCAGACATTTCTTACTCGAG GATCCAAATTCTACAAGGCGAAGTAAATCGTTGGGATCAGGAAACCAAAACTCGGGATCGAGTGACAATCAAGAGCTAGATTTGGAGTTGAGATTGTCAATTTGA
- the LOC108807297 gene encoding uncharacterized protein LOC108807297, with protein MSRSESERRIRRATASYLRGKGEIFEGEISAREYGLYTAMNNVMRCLKKPQEEEEEEGVYAIASTFGYLYELALHLTSPEVNIPVIGLGVGPVTPGDIRKATQLRKKHTTVLAFRVQVTPKASLLAQTLRVKIICGDTIQHLCRQFRRFSEEGLGEDKKESESDVSEVSPCLLSILPKCVLNKEDPIVVGVYVVEGFVKVGTPLCIPNRAFVNIGRVAWIQKDQRPVEFAREGEKVIIKIVAADPKTQQGMLLGIDFDEADVFVSRTSRVAVYQVEINPSNGEKKIEETNKMPSSFE; from the exons atgtCTCGAAGTGAGTCTGAGCGTCGGATCCGACGAGCAACAGCTTCGTATCTGAGGGGAAAAGGAGAAATTTTCGAGGGAGAGATTAGTGCTCGG GAGTACGGTTTGTACACTGCAATGAATAATGTGATGAGATGTCTGAAGAAGCCgcaggaagaggaggaggaggaaggggTTTATGCTATAGCCTCTACTTTTGGTTACTTGTACGAGTTGGCCCTACATTTGACATCACCGGAGGTGAATATTCCTGTTATTGGTCTTGGCGTTGGACCAGTCACCCCTGGGGATATCAGGAAGGCCACTCAACTGAGGAAGAAACATACCACCGTCTTGGCGTTTCGAGTCCAGGTGACTCCGAAGGCGTCTCTACTAGCCCAAACTTTAAGAGTCAAAATCATCTGTGGCGACACCATCCAACACCTGTGCCGACAGTTTCGGAGGTTTAGCGAGGAGGGGCTGGGAGAGGATAAGAAGGAGTCAGAGAGTGATGTATCAGAAGTCTCCCCATGTCTCCTCTCCATCTTACCCAAGTGCGTGCTCAACAAGGAAGACCCAATTGTCGTGGGAGTTTATGTTGTTGAGGGTTTTGTTAAG GTAGGGACTCCCTTATGCATTCCAAACCGAGCTTTTGTCAATATAGGACGGGTTGCATGGATTCAGAAGGACCAGCGACCCGTCGAGTTTGCCAGGGAAGGCGAGAAAGTGATTATCAAG ATTGTTGCTGCTGACCCCAAAACACAACAAGGGATGTTGCTGGGAATAGATTTTGACGAAGCAGATGTGTTTGTCAGTCGCACCTCAAGGGTAGCTGTCTACCAGGTCGAGATCAACCCGTCAAAtggagagaaaaaaatagaagaaacaaacaaaatgccCTCATCATTTGAGTGA